In the genome of Arctopsyche grandis isolate Sample6627 chromosome 13, ASM5162203v2, whole genome shotgun sequence, the window atagtaaaaaaactagtaaataataatgataattatatagGTTTACCTACCACGGTGTCTACAAGGTTACAAGGCTGTTCTTCTTTTCTCATCGAAGAAATACTGTCGAAACTCGTCTCTGACTGTTTTTGCATCTGACTTAGCATTTCGATTAAAAGAAGTGGAAAGGCTAGTTATTGTGTCTttgtcttcttcttctaatgcaatATCATCAGCTACTAATACATATGGAAAATTCGTCGTGGTGTTGGGCAATGGACATGGCTCTGGCAAATTTAAATTGCGTTGTTCATAGAGTTCCCAAAATTTCGTATAGAATAAAACTCCACCATCTGAGATTTTTCCGTTTGTTCCTACATCAATCATGATGAACTCTTTTCTCGCATTAACCAAATCCATGAGGACAATGCTATAAAAGCTTTTATAATTGTAGTATGAGGGACCCTACATTCGaggtttaataatttcaatgtgttTGCCATCTAGACTTCCAATGCATCTGGGGAAATTGTAAAGTTTTCCAAATTCATTTGCGATTTCGATTCATTCTGCATCTGTTGTTGGcatctgaaaaattttaaattaatttttttttttttcaggaagatTATTCTCAACAACACCAAAATGAAGTAGTACAAAAAGAGTCTTTGATATATTCGTCTCTTAATGATGACGATGAAGGTGccgaaaataacaaagaataggccgaacaaaaaaaatgagctgCTTGCACAAGCATGCACTATACTGTCTCGGCCCATTGTTGAATCTCCCCAAACTTCTTTCGATCTAATGTGTGCGTCCTGGATTGAGAGTTTAAAAGGCTTAAATCCGAAACTAAAATTAGATAAAGCACATgccataaacaatataatatatgaagctcaaacgaaaaatttgtattatactgaaattaataattcattatctCTCACATCTTTATCAAACTCATCGCCACATGTTATCCACATACCCGAGAATACTAGCTTCAATTCACCCAAAATACAAGTAATAGAAGGGTTGGAACCATCAACACACATTACCAAACGTCCGCCAATTATCCACAttcctaaaaatattaaatacaatccgGGTATATGAATAACAGAAGGGTTGGCttcaaaaaattttataaaacatcaaacaacatcacacataaacataatcatctagtcatcatttattttttacatacctcctttattattgtatttcattataatttgtttttttgtttatgtaaaatgtttactatataataagtaatataaataaagtttttatattactttggtTTCTATTTTTACCTTTATATACTTCTTGATCATCGGGCCGAGACTAAAGTTGATGTGGTCGAATAGtacctaataaataaattattttctaaaagtAGTAATATAATCAAGATGATTACCATAGTCAGCACGGGTTTTTCTACGTTGGCCAAAAAGCTCAGTTCGTGAAATGTCGAGGAtgatggtatatatatatatatctcatcAGCTCCGCAGCCCTACCTTttagattgctctatttttttcaactctttcctgaaaatcacatttttcaataaattagcaacattttttaataaatgagggTCACAAAACGAACTAGGTAGGTACttcaatattgacattttgatatttgtgaatTCTATAAATCTGtccgttttttaaaataaaacaattttgattttacatattcTATCTTCTGTAAATGGTCCGATATTAcctaatcaatatatatatatatatatatatatatatatatatatatatatatatatatatatatatatatatatatatatatatatatatatatatatatatatatatatatatatatatatatatatatatatttgtactcaTATACCacccccatatatgtatatatgtacatatatatggagaagGGCGAAAGAAGTGACGGTGTAGTTTAGTCATGTCATCTCGCTTGGAGTTTCGATTGGTAGAAGGCtgtggtgtgggtgtgggtgtgggtgtgggtgtgctgCGAACAATAAAAGTTCCGTGTTTAGATGACCAGTTATGAGTAGAGTAcgataattgaacaataaagtGGTTATGAGGTGATGGTATGCACTGCATATTGTTATGACAGAAGAAGCGGTATCACACGTTGGTTTACGGCCAGTACCTGGGGAGCTGCCACataagattggccatgtttaagcggtttatattacaaataccgagcgaagccgggtaaatagaAAGATAATTGAATAAAGTAATGAGCCGAGCAAATGTCGTAAATATGTTGGCGACACGCTCTCTGAAATATCGACGACATCCTCCCAATGCAAAAGGCAATCCTAGGGGTACTGCCCGAGCTATGGAGGGGCGTCGCGTGGCTCGCGGATTGGTGAAAAATTGGAACACGCTGTATGTTTCCACGCCGTCAAATACCGCGGTATCTaccgctagtgttaacgctgccatTTGCAAAAGCTTTTatgtgttgatttattatttttttttttgttatattatattctgtgaatgtgtgtgtgtgtgagtgtgcgtttgctttttaggtgagtgtatgtatttgtggtttatgtgtgtgtgtgtgtgtgtgtgtgtgtgtgtgtgtatgtgtgtgtgtgtgtgtgtgcttgcgtgcttatgcacgcataatcatgcgtacatgtatgtttacttgaggtgtgcgtgcattctcacggcacatctcaggttttgtttcctaccgcatgcgcgctttgTGTGTTCATGCgctgttgttaattttgtacttggttatgtacagtgtggtttttttttattagaacagtgatgtgcggttgttcttgtgcgatattcatgaacaaccgtctcgttctccgacgaaagggcttggactgtattcgtcgggggggtggtggcctcatggtgagggctttaagggtcaaattccgtgacctttaaagcgggcttagaaaagTGTTCTTCACCAGACGAAGAGGTTTCGGCCCGCCGAAATTGGAGATGGAGGGTTTTGAGGTGCCGTTCCGCGATTCGGTGCGATACCTCGGAATCCAGCTCGACCGAAAGCTCAGGTTCACGGAGCATGTGGAGCGGGCATCCGCCAGGGCGGACGTGACGGCCTGTCAGTTAGCCCGCCTCATGCCAAATGTGGGTGGGCCTAAGAGTGTCAGGAGGAAACTCCTGAGCTCGGTGGTCCACTCCATACTCTTGTACGGCGCTCCCGTCTGGTGTGACTCCCTTGAAGTGGAGCGCACTAGGCGCAAAATGACTGGAGTGCAGAGACGGTGCGCTCTGAGGGTCGTTTCGGCATACCGCACGGTATCGGGAAATGCCGCATTGGTGCTCGCTGGTTGTGGAGTGCTGTGCTCCTATCGAGTCGTAGGACTCGATAAGAGCACGGATAAGATAAGGATAAGAGGTATAGATAAGGATAAGATAAGGATAAGAGGTATAGATAAGGATAAGATAAGGATAAGGATAAGATAAGGATAAGATAAGGATAAGGATAATAGCACAACGGATATCGgatagaaggcaaagatcgaaaatcgaaaaatcgtaagtcgaaagataaaaaaagggtgcatggtaaacggtatatactcacttaatttgcgcgagtagggtacaacaggaacaagaggaaaaggcttttcctcccgtattctacaACTTgaggttgctatttaggaactggttatggaaaaattcctaaatatcgggtgtatcgggtgtagatatcggtagtgtaaacgtagccatatggacgagccgccactgaaccatttctatataataacaataatattaaaccTGGCTCTGTGCTGTTGTTCTAGTTGACAAACGATTTGTAAGTAAACACGTCCATCTCTAGAATGTGAAGCTAATTGTGAACAAAGGTTTATAGGTTCGAGTGGATAATATTGTGGTATGACCGCTTTCCATCGAGATACTTATGGTGTAGTTGTTTTTCCACTGCTAATTAAATTACGATATCTATTAAATGCTTCAAAAGTAAACAACAATAGAGGAAATTGTAAAAGCGCTAATAATGCAtgcttgaaaacaaaaattaattaaaatatcgcCACTGTTAAAATCTAAATTTGGCCAACGTCTGCTGGAAATACAAAACAACTATTAGAAATACAAAAAAGGATCGATACAAAAATTGTATATGGTCGGATAAGTGTGCGTTTTGGTGTCATGGTGTTATGGTGCGAGCTGAAGAGCGCACAACAGTATTGTGTGCGTCGGTGACGGAAATAGATAGTCGGTGGCGGAATTGGCGCCTTTGAGTCGGGCGCTCcgccccccgcccccgcccccgcccccaccCTGTCGCCCCCGATTACCATCTGCCTAACAGACCAGGCAATTTTATACCGCTTTCACTATTCACTATTCACCCGACCGACATCCATTACTATCAgctgttatacatacatacatatatgtcatatAAATGTAGTAAATGTTTTACTTAATGTCGCTTCTCCTCATCATTCAGATGGCTCACAACACTCAAGACTGGCAGATATCATGTAAGAAGATAACCGAAAGAGGAAAGCGTTTATTAAAATTGGGACAATGGATCGACTGTACATTTTTGGTCGGTAACGAACCGAATCAGATCGTCATCAAAGGTCACAAACTAATACTTGCCATGGCTTCACCCGTCTTCGAAGCCATGTTCTTCGGCGGAATGCCAGAAATCAACGACCCAATACTCATACTGGACGTACAGCCCGAAGCGTTTAAAGCTCTATTAgagtaatacttacatatatacatatacttgttCACATATTAATGTATGGAAGTGAATGTTCATATTGTCGCAATTTTTGCAGGTACGTATACTCGGATGAGGTACATATCAATTCTTTCGATAAGGCGTGTGAATTGTGCTACGCCGCTAAAAAGTACATGTTGCCGCATTTAGTACAAGAGTGTACCAATTACATGTGGTCTGATCTCAATCCGAAGAATGCATGTCGAGCGTACGAGTTCGCTAAACTTTTCGAAGAACCCATTTTGATGGAGCGATGCCTTCAGGTATTATTTTATCgggtttattactttatctatgtacgtagtaatgatggatgaagttttgtgagcaTGCGaatattcgaactcagaatcgatcactgatcacgttttcatgatctagaaaaaatgtgtctgtatttttttcaaatttttaaattgaccgtaaatggtacctcccctcttaaatgtcctctttttttaagtttgaatTGAATTCAATTCCAAACCgttaaccgaatcagactgaattttttttacatgtaatagaaattataaattttatacccttatattttttgaatatttttacctgagcCGGAAGTAgacttttactctagataatcgaggttttttatgtttttctcagaaactgtttggtttattgaactgaaatttcatatctagaagcttaagcttaataccaagttatgtataaaatttggtaagcatccgtcagctggaagtggcagtttaatcttgttcgatttttcttccactatttttttcgacccctttaacacgtgtgctcttcacgaaaaaattcaagtataattattgtatcaatttgatgaaaataaataaaaatcactaaatttaataaaacggaaATGGGATTTCTTCCTCTTAggaaagtaaaaaatgttgtgaccacatgattttttccacatacctgaacgtatcaagctgaaaatttatgtttgtattctttgtgtactaacttagagctgataaggttttggtcagaattcgtaaaccggaagtagtgatttttttaaaacaatatttcattattttattttgcccttttaaattatttttattttcttggtaTTTAATGTgcaaaaaatttcgaacaaaatccgacaaccggaagcagaacttttgtcttgtgtgagtttccctacatttgcgctcaattcgtatcgaaaatgttctcataaacggtatgtgtgaacgtgtatgtatgtttaattgtcgaattttgttttgtgaccttcttttattcctcaaatacatggaTAAAGTCATACCGAATCAAAAATTTATTCTTATGTTACATATTTTTCAGATAATCTGTACACAGACGGTCGAGGTTTTAGCGGAAAGCAGTTTCGAAGACATCGAACTGGCAACTATGATTAAAATATTCGAACAGGACAATCTCAATATCGACAGTGAAATGGAATTGTTCGATGCAGCCGTAAGATATGCAACTTCACAAATGTTCACGGTTCAGAATGTGATGCTGTTGCAGCGCCCGTGCAGAGTTAGCGTACAGCCAGCAATGTCACCGCTGCAATCGAGCGACTCTACGGCTTCCGTTTCCGAAGCTCCAGAAAAAGCTGGCCTTCAAAAGGAAATGGTCGAATCGTCAGATGTTCCGACAACGTCGAGCGAAATCACAAAGACCAGTATAAGTGACGACGCAGgttttaaagttttttgataatgcaaattttgttattatttttatttaatttataccagaaaggcctaacaggtaaacccaatgcgccttcctggccaaagacaattatattaacatatatgtacaccatccatatatacacaaatacttacacgtataccagtggcgtgcggtgacttttcaaacaagggatgctgtctcttgtttgaaaaaaaaaccgaccaatttatttttttaaattttattttattcttcgttcctttttacaaaattcatcgataaccgcatcatagaattttttattgttttttaaatttgacattattttcttttcgattgcaattttagtaagaccagagagtctttcttcactttgactacttctggtgaacgttttaattcttttcatagtcgaaaatgatcgttcagccgatgcgctcgtggaaggtatcgtacaaattaattgtattaaactaaatacttgttccaaaacttctattagatcatctttcacaattaattcctttacgtcatttatagatttcaaatgaaaatcttgcgttgagtacatgtaaattaattcgctttttaatttcatcaaatcaaattattttccataagttaggtggagtgatttaaataggatatctggaaaattattttcatattctttaaattttttgacgttaaaaaaaattaaaagaaattttaaattttcgatatctcgaaatcgattggttgtatttactgaaagagtttctaaaatttcagaatagtgaagtttatacgttgttttcacatcttcttcacattcagcatattttctttttctattaaaatttttagttattactttgttccacaatgaatcaaaatcgtcttttttgttatctaaatattttacaaattttttaatttcacttacgcaatacgatatgtcaaaggtttttttttgtaaaatttcaaataaaaaatctgccgaattaaatattgcagaaaataaatgcaaattgaaattgaattcaaactcttttaaataacgatgaaggacttcagcatttgtgacagcatcagtatcccattcgtcttcatcattaattatttgattaaatatttccattaattctgtttgatattctaataccatatttaaaattttgctattgtagttccatcgtgtaggggcagcagtgggaaatcgtttttttatttgacaatcgagaagggaaattcttcttgaagacttacaaaaaaaagttgaaaatgacaacatacggctgaaaaaacgtttgcatccggatatatggttaacagattgcgacaaaactaaattcaatctctgagcgtaacaatggacaaataaagaattaggacaaatatctcgaatttttcgttgcactccattatgctccccggacattacagccgctccatcatacgtttgtgcaattaatttgtccaaacaaccaaattcttccaaggtctcacgtatgtgctgaaaaagagaattagctgttctattgggactaacatcgacaaatccaactaatctctcctgaatttcattgttttcatctacatatctaaaaatagtagatagctgagctttgcgactgatatctgtagattcgtccacaattatggaaacaaattttgatgcacgtatttcagttttaatctcatctagcaagacttttgatattgcggataccaagtcattttgtatatggttcgataatccagtaaacaccgtagagttatctaaatgagttttcaattttatgtctgattcactcaacagatacagcaattcaatataattccctctattttacgattcctggtgttcaaaatgtcctcgtaaaggttgttcttgttttgctaaaaaacagatcgcgcttattaatttcgacaaaatgtatctatttgcagtaacttctttgttgtgcatttcaatatttgctttaaattgagcacttaaaaaattttctatacgaggtccctttccaaattttttaaattgagcagcagaacatatgtgagcttgagaacattcatgtctcttgcgcgatttacttaaattgtttaggtcagaaaatccaaatttactccagacattcacttcttgagaaaataaaatacatggccaacagaataatttcgttaagtgagcacatccacaaatccatgaaattttttcgtatgtttctgtgttaaaataccttttaaatgtttttgttttagactgaatatttaatattggtgtgggtttggggctcttaacaataatctccttttcattaaatgggagagaagcaaatcttcttttcagcacattttcaattaaacaattgcaattattattgatctcgacgacaagtccactctcattgttattttcgatatccatattaaaggcaataatgaaaactcgtaagtagtggaacagtaaactaaaaataaagttagac includes:
- the LOC143921536 gene encoding uncharacterized protein LOC143921536, with amino-acid sequence MDIENNNESGLVVEINNNCNCLIENVLKRRFASLPFNEKEIIVKSPKPTPILNIQSKTKTFKRYFNTETYEKISWICGCAHLTKLFCWPCILFSQEVNVWSKFGFSDLNNLSKSRKRHECSQAHICSAAQFKKFGKGPRIENFLSAQFKANIEMHNKEVTANRYILSKLISAICFLAKQEQPLRGHFEHQES